CGCCAAGGCCGTGAACGGGGTCGACTACGGCGTGGACGAGGGCGAGACGCTCGCGGTCCTCGGCGAGTCCGGTTCCGGCAAGTCCGTCACCGCGCAGGCCGTGATGGGCATCCTCGACATGCCGCCCGGGCGGATCACCGGCGGCGAGATCCTCTTCCAGGGCCGGGACCTGCTGAAGCTCAAGGAGGACGAGCGGCGCAAGGTCCGCGGCGCCGAGATGGCGATGATCTTCCAGGACGCGCTGTCCTCCCTCAATCCCGTGCTCAGCGTCGGCGACCAGCTGGGCGAGATGTTCACCGTGCACCGCGGGATGTCCCGCAAGGACGCCCGCGCCAGGGCGATCGAGCTGATGGACCGGGTGCGCATCCCGGCCGCCGCCGACCGGGTGCGCGACTATCCGCACCAGTTCTCCGGGGGTATGCGCCAGCGCATCATGATCGCCATGGCGCTGGCCCTGGAGCCCGCCCTGATCATCGCCGACGAGCCGACCACCGCCCTCGACGTCACCGTCCAGGCCCAGGTCATGGACCTGCTCGCCGAGTTGCAGCGCGAGCTCGACATGGGGCTCATCCTCATCACCCACGACCTCGGCGTCGTCGCGGACGTCGCCGACCGGATCGCCGTCATGTACGCGGGCCGGATCGTCGAGTCCGCGCCGGTCCACGACATCTACAAGGCCCCCGCCCACCCGTACACCAAGGGCCTCCTGGAGTCGATCCCGCGCCTCGACCAGAAGGGCCAGGAGCTCTACGCGATCAAGGGCCTGCCGCCCAACCTGATGCACATCCCGCCCGGTTGCGCCTTCAACCCGCGCTGTCCGATGGCCCAGGACATCTGCCGCGCCGAGGTGCCGCCGCTGTTCGAGGTGGACCGCGAAGGGGTGGACCGCGCAGAGGTGGACCAGGAAGCCGGGGCCCGC
This portion of the Streptomyces mirabilis genome encodes:
- a CDS encoding ABC transporter ATP-binding protein, with product MLLEVRDLHVEFRTRDGVAKAVNGVDYGVDEGETLAVLGESGSGKSVTAQAVMGILDMPPGRITGGEILFQGRDLLKLKEDERRKVRGAEMAMIFQDALSSLNPVLSVGDQLGEMFTVHRGMSRKDARARAIELMDRVRIPAAADRVRDYPHQFSGGMRQRIMIAMALALEPALIIADEPTTALDVTVQAQVMDLLAELQRELDMGLILITHDLGVVADVADRIAVMYAGRIVESAPVHDIYKAPAHPYTKGLLESIPRLDQKGQELYAIKGLPPNLMHIPPGCAFNPRCPMAQDICRAEVPPLFEVDREGVDRAEVDQEAGARTSACFFWRECLDD